One Oncorhynchus keta strain PuntledgeMale-10-30-2019 chromosome 11, Oket_V2, whole genome shotgun sequence DNA window includes the following coding sequences:
- the LOC118390747 gene encoding P2Y purinoceptor 14-like: MCRPCDSACVSAFGTRSNTTVSGTMMELGVNTSGVDVNGNCEIHDGILSPALPILYSIICFFGLISNTMTIFVFFLKKHSDSSMAVYLRHLAIADFLLVLCLPMRVYYHNSQGPFYICKVLGIFFYVNMYASILFLSLISLDRYLKIIKPVWVLRIHRVRWSHRASFSVWASLILGMSLFFLRNDRQQPCDKICFHFHHKGLLGGLVNLTMVAFFCATFILFLCFYASITTKVRTMSLGNLDPKAQRKKSSVVRKTFVVPVIFTLCFLPYHLVRVPYVLAQMDLIQALDSKQILHILNELTLLLSSINSCLDPIIYYFLSCTYRRTILCALQGQFKTMYAVNSRRNSRRISINQSFTEI; the protein is encoded by the coding sequence ATGTGTCGTCCGTGTGATTCAGCTTGTGTCTCGGCCTTTGGGACTAGATCGAATACCACCGTTAGTGGGACGATGATGGAACTAGGAGTTAACACCAGTGGGGTTGATGTAAACGGCAACTGTGAGATCCATGACGGCATCCTGTCTCCTGCCTTACCCATTCTCTACTCAATAATCTGCTTCTTCGGCCTGATCAGCAACACCATGACCATATTTGTGTTCTTCCTGAAGAAGCACTCCGACTCATCTATGGCTGTGTACCTGAGACACCTGGCCATAGCTGACTTCCTATTGGTGCTGTGTCTGCCTATGCGGGTCTATTACCACAACAGCCAGGGCCCCTTCTACATCTGCAAGGTGCTGGGCATCTTCTTCTACGTCAACATGTATGCCAGCATCCTGTTCCTCAGCCTGATCAGTCTGGATCGCTACCTGAAGATCATCAAGCCTGTGTGGGTCCTGAGAATCCACAGGGTGCGGTGGAGCCACCGGGCGTCCTTCTCGGTGTGGGCAAGCCTGATCCTGGGCATGTCTCTGTTCTTCCTCAGGAATGACAGGCAGCAACCCTGTGACAAGATCTGCTTCCACTTCCACCATAAAGGTCTCCTGGGGGGCCTGGTCAACCTCACCATGGTTGCCTTCTTCTGTGCcaccttcatcctcttcctctgctTCTACGCCAGCATAACCACCAAGGTGAGGACCATGTCCTTAGGGAACCTGGACCCCAAGGCCCAGCGGAAGAAGAGCAGTGTGGTCCGGAAGACTTTTGTGGTGCCGGTGATCTTCACACTGTGCTTCCTGCCATACCACCTGGTGCGAGTGCCCTACGTGCTGGCCCAAATGGATCTGATTCAGGCCCTGGACAGTAAGCAGATTCTTCACATCCTCAATGAGCTCACTCTGCTCCTGTCTTCTATCAACAGCTGTCTGGACCCCATCATCTACTACTTCCTGTCTTGCACCTATAGGAGGACTATCCTCTGTGCCCTGCAGGGGCAGTTCAAGACCATGTATGCTGTTAACAGTAGACGCAACAGTAGACGCATCAGTATTAATCAATCTTTTACAGAGATATAG
- the LOC118390329 gene encoding V-set and immunoglobulin domain-containing protein 1-like, which yields MDISFQMSPPLRMALLFSMMGCGHLITVTVPEKFMNVTNGESALLRCTFVTTVQNTSDIIIQWSFVAKTSNVPQQVYYSQSGEDVISKPYEGRLNAPTYPATSNASITISNMQVSDSGAYTCEVHNFPDVNGKTEATIIVNILERPSVPFCAVHGDVESGHLVTLTCHSERGSPTPTYTWIRVDQDKTKTPVMGNPDPNIGSLYFQNISQFEFGEYCCSASNAVGSATCTVELSHELGDGAIAGAVIGALLGAVLIILIIWYMTHSMKKQKYKASKATEMQAIPKSSATVAYEGVPTRESGHQAYVTSGGVPMATNSHVHSDADGERAEA from the exons ATGGACATTTCCTTTCAAATGTCCCCTCCACTCAGAATGGCGCTGCTGTTCAGCATGATGG GATGTGGGCATTTAATCACAGTGACGGTCCCCGAGAAGTTTATGAACGTGACAAACGGGGAAAGTGCTCTTCTCCGGTGCACGTTTGTTACCACCGTGCAGAACACCAGCGACATCATCATCCAGTGGAGTTTTGTTGCCAAAACCTCCAATGTGCCACAGCAG GTGTATTACTCTCAGTCAGGAGAGGACGTTATTTCGAAACCGTATGAAGGCAGGTTGAATGCTCCCACCTATCCAGCTACTAGCAATGCCTCAATAACAATAAGCAACATGCAAGTGTCAGATTCAGGGGCCTACACCTGCGAAGTCCACAACTTCCCTGATGTCAATGGGAAGACTGAGGCCACTATCATTGTCAACATTCTTG AGAGGCCATCTGTGCCCTTCTGTGCTGTCCATGGTGATGTGGAGTCTGGTCACCTGGTTACCCTCACCTGCCACAGTGAGCGGGGAAGCCCCACCCCCACCTATACCTGGATCAGAGTGGATCAGGACAAGACCAAGACACCTGTAATGGGGAACCCTG ATCCGAATATAGGATCCTTGTATTTCCAAAACATATCCCAGTTTGAATTTGGAGAGTATTGTTGCAGTGCCTCTAACGCTGTAGGATCTGCTACTTGCACCGTGGAGCTCAGCCATG AGCTAGGTGATGGGGCCATTGCTGGTGCAGTCATTGGAGCACTTCTTGGAGCTGTCCTTATTATCCTTATTATCTGGTACATGACACACTCCATGAAGAAGCAGAAATACAAGGCTTCAAAGGCAACAGAGATGCA AGCCATCCCTAAGAGTTCGGCCACAGTGGCGTATGAAGGCGTCCCTACCAGGGAGAGTGGCCATCAAGCCTATGTGACCTCCGGAGGGGTTCCCATGGCAACAAACAGCCACGTCCATTCTGACGCTGACGGAGAGCGGGCCGAAGCTTAG